The following coding sequences lie in one Pontibacter sp. G13 genomic window:
- a CDS encoding ATP-binding protein, which yields MSSPYSSRVDGSIVQDILLHLMDIMRGDCKVTDAMVESEEDPGMQEILVGIQYLNEDLIHKAAVAKDAIQKLEDNAIELQKAKEKAESASKAKSDFLSLMSHEIRTPMNAVVGLAHILMEESPRPDQLEHLESLSFSAQNLLSLLNDILDFHKMEAGKISLEEIPFDLLDLCNNLIKSFTALADAKGIGLKLDLQVADDEKWIIGDPTRLFQILSNLVGNAIKFTTQGSVTVSIHKRKDLWEFKVIDTGIGIAADKVKLVFERYSQAESNTTRKFGGTGLGLAIVKRLVELMDSQIQLESELGKGSIFSFGLNLKTVAPGEVPKKLSISDLNEHGRLTGVQVLIVEDNALNVKVVSRFLQKWGVEFQVAQNGQEAVEVIEIQQFDVVLMDLHMPVMDGLAATQKVRSLQGEYYQQLPILALSATTVSEMRETAGDDLFSGYLSKPFKPIELFQAIELHAGRAK from the coding sequence ATGTCATCTCCATACTCATCTCGGGTTGACGGGTCCATTGTTCAGGACATTTTGCTTCACCTCATGGATATCATGCGGGGAGATTGCAAAGTGACCGATGCTATGGTGGAATCCGAAGAAGACCCCGGAATGCAGGAGATTCTAGTGGGTATTCAGTATCTCAATGAAGACTTGATCCACAAAGCTGCCGTAGCGAAAGACGCCATTCAAAAGCTTGAGGACAATGCCATAGAGCTTCAAAAAGCCAAGGAAAAGGCTGAGTCCGCCTCCAAAGCCAAGTCCGACTTTCTCTCCTTGATGAGCCATGAGATTCGCACGCCCATGAATGCGGTAGTAGGGCTGGCACATATCCTCATGGAGGAATCCCCCAGACCCGACCAACTCGAGCACCTTGAATCTCTTTCCTTCTCTGCCCAAAACTTGCTTTCGCTCCTCAATGACATTCTGGATTTCCACAAAATGGAGGCCGGAAAAATCTCGTTGGAGGAAATCCCCTTTGACCTCCTCGACCTGTGCAACAATCTCATCAAATCATTTACGGCACTAGCAGATGCCAAGGGAATCGGTCTGAAATTGGACCTCCAAGTAGCGGATGACGAAAAATGGATCATCGGTGACCCCACGCGATTGTTCCAAATTCTGAGCAATCTCGTCGGAAATGCCATCAAATTCACCACACAGGGGAGCGTGACCGTCTCTATCCACAAGCGAAAAGATCTGTGGGAGTTCAAGGTCATCGACACCGGGATTGGAATTGCAGCAGACAAGGTGAAATTGGTCTTTGAGCGGTATTCGCAAGCAGAATCGAACACTACCCGGAAATTTGGCGGGACGGGTCTTGGACTGGCCATCGTCAAAAGATTGGTAGAACTGATGGATTCCCAGATCCAACTGGAAAGCGAGTTGGGCAAAGGCAGCATCTTCTCCTTTGGCTTGAATCTCAAAACCGTCGCTCCCGGAGAGGTTCCCAAAAAGCTATCGATCTCCGACTTGAACGAGCATGGGAGACTGACCGGCGTCCAAGTATTGATCGTGGAAGACAACGCCTTGAATGTCAAGGTGGTTTCCCGATTCCTACAGAAGTGGGGAGTGGAGTTCCAAGTGGCCCAAAATGGCCAAGAAGCAGTCGAGGTAATTGAAATTCAGCAATTCGATGTGGTGCTCATGGACCTCCACATGCCGGTGATGGACGGATTGGCTGCCACCCAGAAAGTGCGGAGCTTGCAAGGGGAATATTATCAGCAACTCCCGATTTTGGCACTTTCAGCCACGACCGTATCAGAAATGCGAGAAACTGCTGGCGATGATCTCTTCTCGGGTTATTTGTCCAAACCCTTCAAACCCATAGAGCTATTTCAAGCTATCGAGCTACACGCCGGCAGGGCCAAATGA
- a CDS encoding RidA family protein produces the protein MASKRINIASGTAWEDLVGYSRAVRVGNIVEVAGTTATEGSEILFPHQPYEQTQYILLKIEQALKDAGASLKDVVRTRMYVTNIFQWEEIGRAHQEVFKDIKPVATMVEVSDLIDEQLVVEIEATAIIADEA, from the coding sequence ATGGCTTCTAAACGAATTAACATCGCTTCAGGGACCGCTTGGGAGGATCTTGTGGGATACTCCCGTGCCGTACGAGTCGGAAACATCGTCGAGGTGGCAGGCACCACGGCCACTGAAGGTAGCGAGATCCTCTTTCCCCACCAACCTTACGAGCAGACCCAGTACATCCTCCTCAAGATCGAACAGGCCCTCAAGGATGCTGGAGCCTCCTTGAAGGACGTGGTCAGGACCCGAATGTACGTCACCAATATTTTCCAATGGGAAGAAATCGGTCGCGCCCACCAAGAGGTATTCAAGGATATCAAGCCCGTCGCTACCATGGTGGAAGTGTCGGACTTGATCGATGAACAACTCGTGGTGGAAATTGAGGCGACCGCCATTATCGCCGATGAAGCTTAG
- a CDS encoding DEAD/DEAH box helicase — protein MKFTDFALTDTVLDSIESLGFEDATPIQQAAIPEILEGKDLIACAQTGTGKTAAYLVPTINRLTLSESDKTRALVISPTRELAEQIDQNVEALSYFTGISSVPIIGGKDAKGFDRQKYALTHGTDIVIATPGRLITHAALGYVNFDEVEVLILDEADKMLDMGFHADILKIVDMLPKERQTLLFSATMPANIRKLAKEIMAEPAEINLNLAKPAEGVTLSAYVVYPEQKIPLLEDILSVEEVDSMIIFASSKASVDEITRTLSKRNHDVRAIHSDKEQEERAQTLRDFKNRTFNILVGTDVLARGIDIDNLSHVLNFDCPKDAEDYVHRVGRTARASSTGEAITFVSPMDMHRLGRIERLIEREVPKMDVPEELGETPTYNPGRGKGGRGKGGGGNRRGGGGGNRRGGGNHRGGGRRNGNSQNRGGQGPRNSSEGNRDGNAQGGGNRNRNRNRNRRRNRKPGGSPNSAPKE, from the coding sequence TTGAAGTTTACAGATTTTGCGCTGACGGATACCGTGCTGGACAGCATCGAATCCCTTGGTTTCGAAGACGCCACACCCATCCAACAAGCCGCGATACCCGAGATTTTGGAGGGGAAGGATCTGATCGCCTGCGCACAAACGGGTACCGGCAAAACAGCCGCCTATCTGGTCCCCACCATCAATAGACTTACCCTCTCTGAGAGCGATAAGACCAGAGCCCTGGTGATCTCTCCCACCCGAGAATTGGCCGAGCAAATCGACCAAAACGTGGAAGCACTGTCGTACTTCACCGGTATCTCTTCTGTCCCAATCATTGGGGGGAAGGATGCTAAGGGGTTTGATCGCCAGAAATATGCGCTTACCCACGGTACAGATATCGTCATTGCTACACCCGGTCGCTTGATCACGCATGCGGCTTTGGGCTATGTGAATTTTGACGAAGTGGAAGTCCTCATTCTCGATGAGGCCGACAAGATGTTGGACATGGGATTTCATGCCGACATCTTGAAGATTGTGGACATGTTGCCAAAGGAGCGGCAAACCCTGCTGTTTTCTGCAACTATGCCTGCCAACATCCGGAAGCTTGCCAAGGAGATCATGGCGGAGCCTGCCGAGATCAACCTGAATCTCGCCAAGCCTGCTGAGGGCGTGACCCTTTCAGCGTATGTCGTGTATCCTGAGCAAAAAATCCCGCTGTTGGAAGACATTCTCTCTGTCGAGGAGGTGGACAGCATGATCATTTTTGCTTCTTCCAAGGCGAGTGTGGACGAAATCACCCGAACGCTCAGCAAGCGGAACCACGATGTCCGTGCCATTCACTCGGACAAGGAGCAGGAAGAGCGCGCGCAGACACTCCGAGATTTCAAGAACCGGACATTCAATATTCTGGTCGGAACCGATGTCCTTGCCCGAGGGATCGATATCGACAACTTGAGTCACGTACTCAACTTTGACTGTCCCAAGGATGCGGAAGATTATGTACACCGTGTAGGTCGTACAGCTCGTGCATCCAGCACGGGGGAGGCTATCACATTCGTATCTCCGATGGATATGCACCGTCTCGGTCGCATTGAGCGATTGATTGAGCGTGAGGTTCCAAAGATGGATGTTCCCGAGGAATTGGGCGAAACTCCTACCTACAATCCCGGTCGAGGCAAAGGTGGCCGAGGCAAGGGCGGTGGGGGAAATCGTCGCGGAGGAGGCGGTGGAAATCGCAGAGGTGGTGGCAACCATCGAGGCGGAGGCCGAAGAAATGGCAATTCGCAAAATCGCGGAGGCCAAGGTCCGAGAAATTCATCCGAAGGAAACCGCGACGGGAATGCTCAAGGCGGAGGAAACCGCAACAGAAACCGCAACCGCAATCGCCGCCGGAATCGCAAGCCCGGAGGTTCTCCCAATTCTGCTCCTAAGGAATAA
- a CDS encoding ATP-binding protein: MQLSKLFPQLNTRESLHALVLVGFAAIILAVGVMGYLVYKNVNNLLDLSQQVSEPEEYINRFSDILDDANQAQNSVYKYIISRDHKYLNGYYVHANMFEKKAEKLHGSRAEELAILPLTKEVETLLRKRYYLFRDMISAVADQDVRDLFKNLNERIKKNSNRSDTSQEGSLNTLVNQHVLLNGILGNVDSSRARTHDHIVSSIGLPEDLESSEDPSIQKLISLNVEELTRLKVFKRLSEQDEQLHKDIRELIIEIEKELGAKQTQATAKATRQATSTGITVGVFSLAVLVFAGILLVFISRRLDENRSLQLRLEQEKHRAQKLAKAKEDFLANMSHEIRTPLNAVIGFSEQMADTKLSERQSQYLTPIRDSAVFLLALINDILDYSKIESGKFSLHPTGFEPEPLASRVVQMMEPAASQKGLELGFKADPTLPQILIGDSLRLRQMLLNLMGNAIKFTEKGGVKLSISVLNRSETSCLVRFEVEDSGIGISQEKLDRIFDEFLQADSSISKKYGGTGLGLSITKKLAEMQGGQIVLESESGKGTKAILTIPFPLGAAKDLESGAEVRKIDEAALKGKTALVADDEPYNRALIEVILEKWGIHPLVVNDGKEAVDKLRAHPETDFVLMDLHMPEMDGISATEVIRREIAPDIPIVALTATSTGPEIVRALESGMDAHLVKPFHEQDLFSLVLDLLHVPTPAKPVVTSTQQHPEEPMRYQFDNLKRLANNNEAFMVKMLNIFLQSAGEHLEAFRSGSASGDWEKVGFAAHKLVVPCRHLGMTELVDQLKTIEHGATESPVPANLQGEVDSVIRQFDQIIPAIEADIRRLETAQS; encoded by the coding sequence ATGCAACTGTCAAAATTATTTCCCCAACTCAACACCCGCGAATCCCTCCATGCGCTCGTTCTGGTAGGATTTGCAGCCATCATTCTGGCAGTAGGGGTCATGGGGTATCTGGTTTATAAAAATGTCAACAATCTCCTTGACTTGTCTCAGCAAGTTTCTGAACCGGAGGAGTATATCAATAGATTTTCCGACATCCTCGACGATGCCAACCAGGCACAAAACAGCGTCTATAAATACATCATTTCCAGGGACCACAAATATCTGAACGGCTACTACGTGCATGCCAACATGTTCGAGAAAAAAGCCGAGAAACTGCATGGTTCCCGTGCTGAAGAACTGGCGATTCTACCGCTGACGAAGGAAGTGGAGACCTTGCTGCGAAAGCGATATTACCTATTTCGGGATATGATCTCGGCAGTGGCGGATCAAGACGTCAGGGACCTATTCAAGAACCTCAATGAGCGAATCAAGAAGAACTCCAACCGTTCAGACACTTCACAAGAAGGATCACTGAATACCTTGGTCAATCAGCATGTCCTCTTGAATGGGATCCTCGGAAATGTCGATAGCTCCAGAGCACGGACGCATGATCATATTGTCAGTTCCATAGGCCTTCCTGAAGATCTCGAATCCAGCGAGGACCCTTCTATCCAAAAGTTGATTTCGCTGAATGTGGAGGAATTGACCCGCCTCAAGGTCTTCAAGCGATTGAGTGAGCAGGATGAACAGCTACACAAGGATATCCGGGAATTGATCATCGAGATCGAAAAGGAGCTGGGAGCCAAGCAGACACAGGCAACCGCCAAAGCCACCCGTCAAGCAACCAGTACTGGGATCACGGTGGGCGTGTTCTCTTTGGCGGTACTGGTCTTCGCAGGAATTTTGCTGGTATTCATCAGCCGCAGATTGGATGAAAACCGTAGCCTGCAATTGCGTTTGGAGCAGGAAAAGCACCGTGCCCAGAAACTCGCCAAGGCCAAGGAAGATTTCTTGGCCAATATGAGCCACGAGATTCGGACGCCACTGAATGCCGTCATCGGGTTTTCGGAACAAATGGCAGATACGAAGCTTTCGGAGCGCCAGTCCCAATATTTGACTCCTATCCGTGATTCGGCAGTATTCCTCCTGGCCCTGATCAACGATATTCTGGATTACTCCAAGATTGAGTCTGGCAAATTTTCCTTGCATCCGACCGGGTTTGAGCCCGAACCCCTAGCTTCTCGCGTTGTCCAGATGATGGAACCTGCAGCCTCTCAAAAAGGGTTGGAACTCGGCTTCAAAGCAGATCCCACCCTGCCCCAAATTCTGATAGGAGATTCGCTGCGCCTCAGACAAATGCTGCTCAATCTGATGGGGAATGCCATCAAATTCACTGAAAAAGGGGGCGTGAAGCTTTCCATATCGGTGTTGAATCGTTCCGAAACCTCCTGCTTGGTGCGATTTGAGGTGGAAGATAGTGGTATCGGAATCTCTCAGGAAAAGCTGGATCGGATCTTCGATGAATTCCTTCAGGCGGATTCTAGTATTTCCAAAAAATATGGCGGTACCGGTCTGGGACTGTCCATCACCAAGAAATTGGCGGAAATGCAGGGAGGCCAAATTGTCCTCGAAAGCGAATCCGGAAAAGGTACAAAAGCGATTTTGACCATTCCGTTTCCGTTGGGAGCAGCGAAAGATTTGGAGTCTGGCGCCGAAGTCCGCAAGATTGACGAGGCTGCCTTGAAAGGAAAAACCGCACTCGTAGCTGATGACGAACCCTACAACCGAGCCTTGATCGAAGTGATACTCGAGAAATGGGGGATTCATCCGCTAGTGGTCAATGATGGCAAAGAGGCCGTGGACAAGCTCCGAGCTCATCCCGAAACCGATTTTGTCCTGATGGACCTGCACATGCCCGAGATGGATGGTATTTCAGCAACGGAGGTGATTCGCAGGGAAATAGCTCCCGATATCCCCATTGTCGCGCTTACCGCTACCTCTACTGGACCCGAGATCGTCCGCGCTCTCGAATCGGGGATGGATGCGCATCTCGTCAAGCCCTTCCATGAACAAGACTTATTTAGCTTGGTACTGGACCTGCTCCATGTACCTACTCCTGCTAAGCCTGTAGTAACCTCTACCCAACAACATCCAGAAGAACCCATGCGCTACCAATTTGACAATCTTAAGCGACTCGCCAACAACAACGAAGCCTTCATGGTGAAGATGCTCAATATCTTCCTTCAGTCCGCTGGCGAACATCTCGAGGCCTTCCGTTCAGGATCTGCTTCGGGTGATTGGGAAAAAGTGGGATTTGCCGCACACAAACTGGTGGTGCCATGTCGTCATTTGGGAATGACTGAGCTGGTGGATCAACTCAAAACCATCGAGCACGGCGCTACAGAATCTCCAGTTCCTGCCAATCTCCAAGGCGAGGTGGATTCGGTAATCCGCCAATTTGATCAGATCATTCCGGCGATTGAGGCGGATATCAGACGATTGGAGACTGCCCAGAGCTAA
- a CDS encoding DUF1684 domain-containing protein, whose protein sequence is MNWEEINSRKTSTWVISIIAVAFLGILLYGEMSQNTSYEGQQVEKSRMSRNLWMKNSPESPMTDEQKATFGELSYFEYQDAFRVEVKWQEPANPDTVTLFTTGKDAAPSQMLDAGTIEFQLQGRTHTLHAFRYIDEQPGNLFIPFRDLSSGGPTYGGGRYLDVPVRNPLIVDFNSAYNPYCVYNDTYACPIPPRENSLQIEVLAGEKMFGKPASEIN, encoded by the coding sequence ATGAATTGGGAAGAGATCAACAGCCGCAAAACCAGTACTTGGGTCATCTCCATCATTGCCGTGGCCTTTTTGGGCATTTTGCTCTATGGAGAGATGTCTCAGAACACCAGTTATGAGGGCCAGCAAGTGGAGAAATCTCGCATGAGTCGGAATCTCTGGATGAAAAATTCACCGGAGAGTCCCATGACCGACGAGCAAAAGGCGACGTTTGGGGAGCTCTCATACTTCGAATATCAGGATGCTTTCCGAGTCGAGGTCAAGTGGCAAGAGCCTGCCAATCCGGATACGGTCACGTTATTCACCACTGGAAAAGATGCTGCCCCCAGTCAGATGCTTGACGCTGGCACCATCGAATTTCAACTTCAGGGGCGGACCCACACCCTCCATGCCTTCCGATACATCGATGAGCAACCGGGCAATCTATTCATTCCCTTCCGCGATCTCAGCTCTGGCGGCCCTACCTACGGTGGAGGACGGTATCTGGACGTACCTGTAAGAAATCCGCTGATCGTGGACTTCAACTCCGCCTATAATCCCTATTGTGTCTACAATGATACATACGCCTGTCCGATCCCTCCTCGGGAAAACAGTCTGCAGATCGAGGTATTGGCTGGTGAAAAGATGTTCGGCAAACCCGCTTCCGAGATCAATTAG
- a CDS encoding trimeric intracellular cation channel family protein, with protein MELFDTLDVLGTAVFAISGALTAKSKRLDLFGILIVAFFTAVGGGTIRSILVGTQPIAWMVDLRYMWAILVGYLLAVLFGKWIAPWRRAWFLFDTIGLGVFTILGLKEGIRLGYAPIIAMLLGMVTASFGGIVRDILTNTIPLILRKEVYALASLAGGAIFLLLENWEISELFRSMITLAVVMIIRFVAVKYHLGLPVPASSQDSPSN; from the coding sequence ATGGAATTGTTCGATACCTTGGATGTACTCGGGACCGCAGTATTTGCCATCAGCGGGGCCTTGACCGCCAAATCCAAACGACTGGATCTCTTCGGGATCTTGATTGTGGCATTCTTCACCGCTGTGGGGGGCGGGACCATTAGATCCATCCTCGTAGGCACTCAACCCATTGCCTGGATGGTGGACCTCCGATACATGTGGGCCATCTTGGTGGGCTATCTACTGGCCGTCCTCTTTGGCAAATGGATTGCTCCTTGGCGTAGAGCGTGGTTTCTTTTCGACACCATAGGCTTGGGCGTATTCACCATTCTGGGTCTCAAGGAAGGAATTCGATTGGGCTACGCCCCCATCATCGCCATGCTGCTGGGAATGGTGACCGCATCATTCGGAGGAATAGTCAGAGATATTCTCACCAATACCATCCCCCTCATTTTACGCAAAGAGGTCTACGCTTTGGCAAGTTTGGCAGGTGGAGCCATCTTCCTTTTATTGGAGAATTGGGAGATTTCAGAGCTATTCCGATCCATGATCACCTTGGCCGTAGTCATGATCATCCGTTTCGTAGCGGTCAAATACCACCTCGGATTGCCGGTTCCGGCATCTTCCCAAGATTCACCATCTAATTGA
- a CDS encoding DUF2279 domain-containing protein: protein MRIWSFRNLLCLVAGLWFCMPMVHAQRKSDIRPFHIQHDFRNPDSWFQNDTLFNKQRRRKVNLIAATGYSLATLYVGTQWYAKEDLSSFHFFDDSHEWKQIDKVGHAFSAYNATRWMIGLYKWSGVPKRKAILHGSLVGFMAMNTIEVFDGFGATWGFSWPDVGANLIGTGLAAGNQALWNENRLQMKVSYVRSPYATNPDYQDIFGSNLAEWVLKDYNGQVLWMSCRVHSFLPAGRFKDLYPRWLNLAVGYGADGLVGGYEDPNGEWRTSEYRQWYLSLDIDVANIKTRSGFLNTLFDVVNIIRIPLPAIQFDRNGTKLLPLR, encoded by the coding sequence ATGAGAATATGGTCATTTAGAAATCTGCTTTGCCTTGTCGCAGGATTATGGTTCTGCATGCCGATGGTACATGCTCAGCGAAAATCTGACATTCGGCCTTTCCATATTCAACATGATTTCCGAAATCCTGATAGCTGGTTTCAGAACGATACCCTTTTCAATAAGCAGCGCCGACGGAAGGTAAATCTCATTGCCGCCACCGGATATTCTTTGGCCACGCTGTATGTGGGGACCCAATGGTATGCGAAAGAGGATCTGTCCAGTTTTCACTTCTTCGACGACTCACATGAGTGGAAGCAAATCGACAAGGTCGGTCATGCATTCAGTGCTTACAACGCTACAAGATGGATGATTGGCCTTTACAAATGGTCGGGTGTACCCAAGCGAAAAGCCATCTTGCACGGAAGTTTGGTAGGATTTATGGCGATGAATACCATAGAGGTATTTGATGGATTCGGTGCGACATGGGGGTTTTCATGGCCCGATGTGGGAGCCAATCTGATAGGTACGGGCCTCGCTGCCGGAAATCAGGCGCTTTGGAATGAAAATCGCCTTCAGATGAAGGTTTCCTACGTCCGCTCTCCTTATGCGACCAATCCAGACTATCAGGATATTTTCGGGAGCAATCTTGCGGAATGGGTCCTCAAAGACTACAATGGACAGGTGCTTTGGATGAGTTGCAGGGTGCATTCCTTTTTGCCAGCGGGCAGATTCAAAGACCTGTACCCTCGATGGCTCAACCTTGCAGTGGGTTATGGTGCAGATGGTCTTGTAGGCGGATATGAAGATCCCAATGGTGAATGGAGAACCAGCGAGTACCGACAGTGGTATTTGAGCCTCGATATTGACGTGGCCAATATCAAAACCCGATCGGGGTTCTTGAATACCCTATTCGATGTGGTCAATATCATCCGTATTCCGCTTCCTGCCATCCAATTTGACCGAAACGGTACCAAGCTTCTTCCCCTCCGATAA
- a CDS encoding FdhF/YdeP family oxidoreductase, producing MASDKLVAGTEFTPESFEDLKRKEPSAYAGGVPAVTSAMRHIISEMGTLPGMEALMQMNQFKGFDCPGCAWPDPDDRRSVLGEYCENGAKALAEEATRKRVDPAFFATHSVQALGEATDFWLGKQGRITHPMVLNPDSDHYEPISWEDAFRLLGTTLNGLAHPDEAVFYTSGRTSNEAAFLYQLFVRMFGTNNLPDCSNMCHESSGQGLSQTVGIGKGSVTLEDIHEAEVVMVVGQNPGTNHPRMLSALQICKQRGGKVVTVNPLPEAGLIRFKHPQHLGDLMGSGTALSDLFLQVRVNGDIALAKALMILLFEAEEQNPGKVLDLEFIETYTAGFDALKVDLQAFDLHELAADSGVPLELIRETAQLLIQHDKIIICWAMGLTQHENGVANIQEMVNLLLLKGAIGRPGAGTCPVRGHSNVQGDRTMGIWEKPKEAFLDKLDAQFGMESPREHGHDVVSAIKAMHAGAAKVFFGMGGNFLSATPDTAYTAEALRNCELTVHVSTKLNRSHLVHGKTALILPCLARSERDEQAGGNQFVSVENSMGVVHASEGKRNPASEHLLSEPAIVAEMALATLAPNAQVPWKAWRENYDLVRDAIEAVIPGFDSYNQRVRESGGFYLPNGARNRRFDTPDGKAHFTVNALPTFEVADSEYVMMTIRSHDQYNTTIYGMHDRYRGVFDERRVIFMNPTDMESAGLKAEDRVHLQSHFRGEVRTARNFLVIPYDIPPRCTATYFPETNVLVPVDSKAEGSHTPTSKFIRITVEKA from the coding sequence ATGGCTTCTGACAAACTAGTGGCTGGCACTGAGTTCACGCCCGAATCATTTGAAGATCTCAAGCGCAAGGAACCATCCGCTTATGCGGGCGGAGTTCCAGCGGTCACTTCCGCCATGCGGCATATTATCTCCGAGATGGGGACGTTGCCGGGCATGGAGGCGTTGATGCAGATGAACCAATTCAAGGGATTTGACTGCCCCGGCTGTGCTTGGCCAGACCCAGATGATCGTCGGTCCGTGTTGGGAGAATATTGCGAAAACGGCGCCAAGGCACTCGCCGAAGAAGCGACCCGCAAGCGCGTAGATCCTGCCTTCTTTGCAACCCATAGCGTTCAGGCTCTCGGAGAGGCCACGGACTTCTGGCTCGGGAAACAAGGCCGTATCACCCATCCGATGGTACTGAACCCCGATTCAGATCACTACGAACCGATTTCTTGGGAAGATGCTTTCCGGCTTCTTGGGACCACGCTGAATGGATTGGCACATCCCGACGAAGCCGTTTTCTACACATCTGGCCGTACGAGCAATGAGGCTGCATTTCTGTACCAATTGTTCGTCCGGATGTTTGGAACCAACAACCTGCCAGATTGCTCCAACATGTGCCACGAATCCAGTGGTCAAGGACTTTCGCAGACTGTGGGAATCGGCAAAGGTTCGGTCACGCTGGAAGATATTCACGAGGCTGAAGTGGTCATGGTGGTGGGGCAAAATCCCGGTACCAATCATCCTCGTATGCTTTCGGCGCTTCAGATCTGCAAGCAACGTGGAGGAAAGGTCGTGACGGTCAATCCACTTCCAGAGGCCGGATTGATTCGATTTAAGCACCCTCAGCATTTGGGAGATCTGATGGGGTCGGGGACTGCGCTGTCGGATCTGTTCCTACAGGTTCGGGTAAATGGTGATATCGCATTGGCCAAAGCCTTGATGATCCTGTTATTCGAAGCGGAAGAGCAGAATCCCGGGAAGGTGCTGGACCTCGAATTTATCGAAACTTATACGGCTGGTTTCGACGCGCTCAAGGTTGATCTACAAGCCTTTGATTTGCATGAACTCGCTGCAGATTCTGGGGTTCCCTTAGAGCTGATCCGCGAAACTGCTCAACTCCTGATCCAGCACGACAAGATCATCATCTGCTGGGCGATGGGATTGACTCAGCACGAAAATGGAGTCGCCAATATTCAGGAAATGGTCAATCTGCTTCTCCTCAAAGGGGCAATCGGGAGACCCGGCGCTGGTACCTGCCCCGTCCGCGGACATTCCAACGTACAGGGAGATCGCACCATGGGAATTTGGGAAAAACCCAAAGAAGCTTTCCTCGACAAGTTAGACGCTCAATTCGGCATGGAATCCCCTCGTGAACATGGACACGATGTGGTAAGCGCCATCAAGGCCATGCATGCTGGGGCTGCGAAAGTGTTTTTCGGAATGGGCGGGAATTTCCTTTCCGCTACACCCGATACGGCCTACACGGCTGAGGCCCTTCGAAATTGCGAGCTTACCGTGCATGTTTCCACCAAGCTCAACCGAAGCCATCTTGTGCATGGCAAAACAGCCTTGATCCTGCCATGTCTGGCGAGGTCCGAGCGTGATGAGCAAGCCGGGGGTAATCAGTTTGTATCGGTGGAGAATAGCATGGGCGTCGTTCATGCCTCCGAAGGGAAGCGCAATCCTGCTTCAGAACACCTGTTGAGCGAGCCTGCCATCGTCGCGGAAATGGCTTTGGCGACTTTGGCACCAAATGCACAGGTACCTTGGAAAGCTTGGCGCGAAAATTACGATCTGGTCCGAGATGCCATTGAGGCTGTCATTCCCGGATTTGATTCCTACAATCAGCGTGTGCGGGAATCAGGAGGATTTTATTTGCCCAATGGAGCCCGAAATCGCCGATTCGATACGCCAGATGGGAAGGCACATTTCACGGTGAATGCCCTCCCGACATTCGAAGTGGCAGATAGCGAATATGTCATGATGACCATTCGGAGCCATGACCAATACAACACGACCATCTATGGGATGCACGATCGCTACCGTGGGGTTTTTGATGAGCGCAGGGTCATTTTTATGAATCCGACAGATATGGAATCTGCGGGATTGAAGGCAGAAGATCGCGTCCATCTCCAAAGCCATTTCCGGGGAGAAGTGCGTACGGCCAGAAATTTCTTGGTGATTCCCTACGACATTCCACCTCGTTGTACAGCCACCTATTTCCCCGAGACCAACGTCTTGGTACCGGTGGACAGCAAGGCCGAAGGGAGTCATACCCCAACCTCCAAATTCATCCGAATCACGGTCGAAAAAGCCTAA
- a CDS encoding DUF5675 family protein: MFEKIRAWLKKFSSTEGQPYSSPETTSSEPSDQQQQSPNTRPLDLALTLTRTTQNAEEIHGEIKWLGHVMGVTIESVSDRIPAGLYPIELRPDGGKHATYQMRYQDLHQGMLHITDVPGVPYVYLCAGPNALHAGSDIMVGTQIESVSAEGTASFAPGYETAYRYLYQTVLDQLELGNHISLEIREPESFGPAGV; this comes from the coding sequence ATGTTCGAAAAAATCCGCGCTTGGCTCAAGAAATTTTCTTCCACCGAAGGACAACCATATTCCTCTCCCGAAACTACCTCCTCCGAGCCTTCTGACCAGCAGCAACAATCGCCCAATACCCGACCGCTGGATTTGGCCTTGACCTTAACGAGGACTACCCAAAACGCAGAGGAAATCCATGGCGAAATCAAGTGGTTGGGGCATGTGATGGGGGTGACGATCGAGAGTGTGTCTGATCGGATACCTGCCGGGCTTTATCCGATCGAACTACGTCCAGATGGCGGCAAGCATGCGACCTATCAGATGCGGTATCAGGACCTTCATCAAGGGATGCTGCATATCACGGATGTCCCTGGGGTTCCTTATGTGTATCTCTGTGCGGGTCCCAACGCCCTTCACGCTGGCAGTGATATCATGGTTGGGACGCAAATCGAGAGCGTGAGTGCCGAAGGAACGGCTTCTTTTGCACCCGGCTACGAGACTGCTTATCGATATTTGTACCAAACAGTACTAGATCAATTGGAACTGGGGAATCACATTTCGCTCGAAATCAGAGAGCCTGAATCATTTGGCCCTGCCGGCGTGTAG